A window of Streptomyces broussonetiae genomic DNA:
GAGGCCGGCGGACACCGCATGCAGCGCGGCACCAGCACCCCCGAACCCCCGAAAGCCGTCCGCGCCGACGGACTCACCTACACCTACCCAGGTGCCGACCACCCCGCACTCGACAACGTGAGCCTGACCGTGCGCCGCGGGGAAGTCCTCGCGCTGGTCGGTGAGAACGGCTCCGGCAAGACGACCCTGTCCAAGCTCCTGACCGGCCTGTACCTGCCCACCTCCGGCCGGGTCACCTGGGACGGCCGCGATGTCGGCGACTTCGCCCCGCACGCGCTGTGGAGCCAGACCGCCGTCGTGCCGCAGGACTTCGCACACTGGCCCTTCACTGCCCGCGACAACATCACACTCGGCCAGCCCCATGGCGGCGACCAGAGCGTGCACCAGGCCGCCGAACGCTCCGGAGCCCACGAAGTCGTCGAAAGCCTGCGCAGCGGCCTCGACACCCTCCTGGCCCGCGAGTGGTTCGGCGGCGTGGAGCTGTCCGGCGGGCAGTGGCAACGCATCGCCATCGCACGGGCCTTCCACCGGCCGGCCGGCCTCCTCGTCATGGACGAGCCCACCAGCGCCCTCGACGCCCGCGCCGAACACCGCATCTTCACCGGCCTGCGGGAGGTCGCCACCGACCGGGCCGTCGTCCTGGTCACACACCGCCTCGCCAATGTGGCCGTCGCCGACAAGATCGTGGTGCTCGACCGCGGCCGCGTCATCCAGAGCGGAACGTTCTCCGAACTCGTCGCGGCCCCAGGGCTCTTCCGGGAACTGTGGCTGCTCCAGAACGACCGCGGCATCCCCTCCCAACACGCCGCAGAATCCACGGCTCAATGTGCAACATCGGCTGAGGGTGCACACCCCATGCGCACATCCGCGCCTGAGTACGCAATGGATCGTGCGACCAAGGTGGATACCGAAGGTGAGCCGTCGCCGGACCACGCCGCGGCCGAAGCGATGCGTACACCCGGTCGACGCGGCCCGGATTCCGACGTTTCCGAAGAAACCAGCGCGCGCGAAGTCACAGAACCTCCACGCGCCCCCGGCAAGGAGCACTCCGCATGAGCAACGATTCCGCGAACGTCGTCATCACCAACTCCCAGGGCGAGTTCCTGCTCCACCTGCGGGACTACAAGGCCGGCATCTGCGCCCCGGGCACGTGGGCGACCGTCGGAGGCATGCGCGAGCCCGGCGAGAGCCCCGAGGAGAACGCGTACCGGGAGCTGGTGGAGGAGAGCGGTCTCGACCTCTCCCTCACCGCCCTTGGCACGTTTGAGCGCAACGGCGCGGAGGTTGCCGTCTTCCACACCCACTGGGACGGCGACGCCGATGCCCTGGAGGTGACCGAGGGCATCATGTTCCGCTGGTTCAACGCCCGCCAGCTTCACATGCTGAACATCAGCGACTTCGCCCAGAAGTGCTTGCACCTGTTCGATCCAAGTCTGCAACTGGCGGAACGGCACCAGGAGGAGGCGGGCGGCCTCATCGACGTCTGGAAAACCATCGGACGTCTGAACGAGAGGCTCGAAAGGCACAGCGGGCTACCGCGCGAACAGCGGGTCCTCATGCAGATCATCAAACTGCAAGAGGAACTCGGGGAGGTGGCCGAAGCCGTCGTCGGGGTGTGCGGGCAGAATCCTCGTAAGGGCTTCTCCCACACGTGGGACGACGTTGAGGCCGAAGTGTGCGACGTGATCACCACGGCCATGGTCGCTCTCGAGCGCCTTACGCCCGCCGAGGCTCAGAGCCGGTTCGACCAGCACCTGAAGAAGATCGCTTCACGAGATCTCGAACCGACGGACTGACCACCACCCACCCGGATCTCGTGCTCCGCTGCGCGGATCCGGGACACGGTCGAGCAGTGGGCATGGCAAGGCGCCGCGTGAACTGCCGGATCAACTGGCAAC
This region includes:
- a CDS encoding NUDIX domain-containing protein; protein product: MSNDSANVVITNSQGEFLLHLRDYKAGICAPGTWATVGGMREPGESPEENAYRELVEESGLDLSLTALGTFERNGAEVAVFHTHWDGDADALEVTEGIMFRWFNARQLHMLNISDFAQKCLHLFDPSLQLAERHQEEAGGLIDVWKTIGRLNERLERHSGLPREQRVLMQIIKLQEELGEVAEAVVGVCGQNPRKGFSHTWDDVEAEVCDVITTAMVALERLTPAEAQSRFDQHLKKIASRDLEPTD